Genomic window (Tripterygium wilfordii isolate XIE 37 chromosome 11, ASM1340144v1, whole genome shotgun sequence):
aatctctctccctcttccttGCCCCATAAATAACAATCAAAACCCGGtttcgtctctctctctcacatcattctttgctctcttttttgaacttttcggagtttcttcttcttttgttgtgtGCTAACGTGCGCACTCTCTTACTGCTTATCGTGCGCCGACTGATATGTCTCCGGCGATAACGACGACGGACACACTTGTGACAATCTCGCGGTATAGGAGGGAGTAGTGGTTGGTTTTTGAGCAAGATCGAGTTGGCGGAGATGCGGTCTCTGCGGGACCTAGAACTTCAAATGGACGGCCAGATGTCGCAGTCCAAGCTTACTAGAACCCATTCGTCACTTCTCCGGTCGTCTCCCACTATCCGATCATCAATCCATAGTCTTTCCTCGGTCACCGAGGAGGACGCTGTGAGAGCGTACCACCAAGAACATCAAGAAGAcgatgaagagaagaaaattaagCCCCTTAAGCCTGGTTCAACTCCGCGAAGGATTGGTTCGACCAGGTTCACACCGGTACTGACCATGGTGTCGCTCACTTTTTTCTCACTCTTcgccatttctttctttttcttcttctatttgaGAAGGGAAGAGATTCCCACATCCGAGAATCTGTTGTTGGCCTTGATTTTCATCGCAATTACACTCTTCTTTgcgaacaagaacaagaatttgATCAATCATAGCTTCTCAATCGTCAAGCATGTGTGGGAGGAGAACTCGAAGAAATTTGGGTTTACTTCGCGGAAGAATTCAAAGCCGGTAGAGTGGCTCATTGGGGAATCAATCCCAAAGAAATCCAGAAAGGATAAGCAAATCATACGCGAAGGAGTAGAATTTTACAGCAACGGAGATTTCTACGAAGGGGAATTTCACAAAGGGAAATGTAATGGGAGTGGAGTCTACAACTATTTCGTGAATGGGAGATATGAGGGCGATTGGGTCGATGAGAGATATGACGGTTATGGGATTGAGAGCTGGGCGAGAGGGAGTAGATATAAGGGTCAGTATAGGCAGGGTTTGAGGCATGGATTTGGGGTTTATAGATTCTACACAGGGGACTCTTATGCAGGGGAATGGTTCAATGGACAGAGTCATGGGGTTGGGGTGCAGACTTGTTCTGATGGGAGCTGCTATGTAGGTGAATTCAAGTGTGGTGTCAAGCATGGCCTGGGGGCCTATCATTTTCGGTGAGTTCTTTCGCCTCAGTTTTTCAAGATTTGGGCTTTTGGGTGTCTTTCTTTGCTATTTTACGAAGTCTATATTTATCATTTCCAGAGAGGGTTCTTCTGGctcaattttcagatttggtTTCTGGGTTTGAGATTTTGATGCTTGGCTTTGTTAGTTTGATTATTCTTTTGAAAATTTACCGTGGCTGTCAGGACCGGATTAGCTCAATTTGGAGTCTTTTTTTGGGAAATTATGGTTTTGCTCACAATATGTAATTAATTGGTTACCAAAAACGAAATCTCAATTGAGCTGTGATTCAATTGTTTTGGAGGGATTGGGTTTTGGTTCTTTGAACTTTCTTGATTTCCTTATATAAGTTGTGGCTCTCTTATTATTCAATATTCCTTGCTGATTGTTATTGTCTTATTGAGCTTGATGGGAGTATCTGTAGTGCAGCTACTGTTTTTAATCTGTTGGTGACTACTGACTAATGGAACAGTGTTTAgctattttcattttcacatCAGT
Coding sequences:
- the LOC120009330 gene encoding uncharacterized protein LOC120009330, whose translation is MRSLRDLELQMDGQMSQSKLTRTHSSLLRSSPTIRSSIHSLSSVTEEDAVRAYHQEHQEDDEEKKIKPLKPGSTPRRIGSTRFTPVLTMVSLTFFSLFAISFFFFFYLRREEIPTSENLLLALIFIAITLFFANKNKNLINHSFSIVKHVWEENSKKFGFTSRKNSKPVEWLIGESIPKKSRKDKQIIREGVEFYSNGDFYEGEFHKGKCNGSGVYNYFVNGRYEGDWVDERYDGYGIESWARGSRYKGQYRQGLRHGFGVYRFYTGDSYAGEWFNGQSHGVGVQTCSDGSCYVGEFKCGVKHGLGAYHFRNGDRYAGEYFGNIIHGFGVYHFANGHCYEGSWHEGIKQGYGMYTFRNGDTRCGEWDAGTLKSPLAPLADAVLRAVQAARKTAENAINLGRVDDQVNKAVLGAKRAATAARVAAVKAVQNRMDGKFCDTNV